ATGTAAATACCACCTTTAATCATATTTCGATGAAAATCTGAAACTAGAGAGCCGATGTATCTTGAGGTATAAGGTCTATCTTCTTCCTCCATTTGGCAGTATTTTATGTAGTTTTTTACGCCTTGAGGAAAATGTGTGTAATTACCTTCGTTTACAGAATAAATATTTCCGTCTGCAGGAAACTTCATATCTGGATGTGATAAGTAAAAGGTCCCTATAGCAGGGTTTAAAGTAAAGCCATTAACACCATGACCTGTAGTGTAAACCAGCATGGTCGAAGTCCCGTACACAACATAACCAGCAGCTACTTGTTGGTTGCCAGGTTGTAAAAAGTCCTCAATAGTAACAGGTGTCCCTACTGGAGTAACACGTCTATAAATAGAAAAAATAGTACCAACAGAAACGTTAACATCAATATTTGAAGACCCATCTAAAGGATCTATTAAAACAATATATTTGTTTTGATTGTTGTCATCTTGGCTATTAATGGTGATAAAATCATCTTCTTCTTCACTAGCAATACCACAAACGATGTTACGATTAGTAAGCGTTTGAATAAATTTATCGTTAGCGTAAACATCTAATTTTTGTTGGTCTTCACCTTGGATGTTTGTATCTCCTGCTGCGCCAATAATATCAACTAATCCCGCTTTGTTAACTTCATGGTTTACAACCTTGGCAGCTAGACGGATAGAGTTTATTAAACGAGATAGTTCTCCAGAAGTAAATTTGAAAGACGCTTGGTTTTCAATAATAAATTCTCCTAAAGTTTGATTTTTCTTGGACATGGGTAGTAGTTGTGTTTATTTTCACAAATATCGTATTTTTTAGTAATTATAACGTTGTAGTTTGTCATATTTTGGTTTAACAAAAATTCTTAAAGTATATTTGGTTAAATTTAATATCTATGGACTATACTATTCGTTTTGCTAAAAAAAAGGATGTTTCAGCTATTTTAGGCTTGATACAAGAGCTTGCCGTTTTTGAAAAGGAGCCTGATGCGGTTATTGTAACTGAGGCAGATTTATTAGAAAATGGTTTTGGAAAACAACCATTGTTCACTTGTTTTGTTGCTGAAAAGGACAATACAATCGTAGCGATTGCTTTAATTTATATTCGTTTTTCTACCTGGAAAGGTAAAA
This portion of the Olleya sp. Bg11-27 genome encodes:
- the fbp gene encoding class 1 fructose-bisphosphatase, whose amino-acid sequence is MSKKNQTLGEFIIENQASFKFTSGELSRLINSIRLAAKVVNHEVNKAGLVDIIGAAGDTNIQGEDQQKLDVYANDKFIQTLTNRNIVCGIASEEEDDFITINSQDDNNQNKYIVLIDPLDGSSNIDVNVSVGTIFSIYRRVTPVGTPVTIEDFLQPGNQQVAAGYVVYGTSTMLVYTTGHGVNGFTLNPAIGTFYLSHPDMKFPADGNIYSVNEGNYTHFPQGVKNYIKYCQMEEEDRPYTSRYIGSLVSDFHRNMIKGGIYMYPKSSKNQDGKLRLLYECNPMAYLAEQANGRASDGFKRIMDIQPSELHQRVPFFCGSKNMVLKAEEFMQNTD